In one Paenibacillus sp. JQZ6Y-1 genomic region, the following are encoded:
- a CDS encoding TetR/AcrR family transcriptional regulator, producing MNKSEKEDLRVKRTRKLLYQALMDLIKKESFETITVKQICDLAMVHRTTFYVHFQDKFDLLTQALRQIADEELNQSGPIDPARNFHEVCEVAIQHKELFSQLLLEDRDSLRNILRSEMKMGIMHYADEQNQEWKDMDVMDREIAIEAYIGSALSVLQWWLQNNMPISTDELYRRFERNMNWNWNARGNV from the coding sequence GTGAATAAATCCGAAAAAGAAGACCTACGAGTCAAAAGAACACGTAAATTGTTATATCAAGCATTGATGGACTTGATCAAAAAGGAATCATTTGAAACGATTACAGTCAAGCAAATTTGTGATCTGGCAATGGTTCATCGTACGACGTTCTATGTTCATTTTCAGGATAAATTTGATCTTCTTACTCAGGCACTGCGACAGATTGCTGATGAGGAGTTGAATCAATCAGGACCAATCGACCCAGCTCGTAATTTCCACGAAGTATGTGAGGTTGCTATACAACACAAAGAACTGTTTTCGCAATTATTACTAGAAGATCGCGATTCTCTTCGTAACATATTGCGAAGCGAGATGAAAATGGGCATCATGCACTATGCGGACGAGCAGAATCAAGAATGGAAAGACATGGACGTCATGGACAGAGAGATTGCCATTGAAGCATATATTGGGAGTGCGCTGAGCGTGCTGCAATGGTGGTTGCAAAACAATATGCCGATCAGCACAGATGAGCTGTACCGCAGGTTTGAGCGCAATATGAACTGGAATTGGAATGCAAGGGGAAACGTTTGA